From a single bacterium genomic region:
- a CDS encoding efflux RND transporter periplasmic adaptor subunit: MKRRRVQAGLLLAMLALAGCDGQSSNGVRNVRAVRVEAAQPGIRSVRQAMSYSGTIEAAESIPLSFATVGTVARVLVAEGDAVRKGQLLAVLNEESSRNGYEMALATLKQAEDAHDRLRPMYESGGLPEFKWIEAETNLQKARSAAAISRKNLDDCRLIAPVSGMVGRRSIDPGMAALPNLASITLVRIEKVFARIAVPENEIAGVSKGQTARIRVGALSEAEFSGLVEEIGVVADPLAHSYAVRIGFANPGLQVKPGMICNVLLADSSRSRVLVLPGRAVLIDESGRHYVYVAGTDNLARRREVIPGALLQEGIEIISGIHPDEWVVVAGQHKLADQMPLDISRR; this comes from the coding sequence ATGAAAAGAAGACGCGTACAGGCGGGCCTGCTGCTCGCCATGTTGGCGCTTGCCGGATGTGACGGACAATCCAGCAACGGCGTCCGGAACGTGCGGGCCGTCCGGGTCGAGGCGGCGCAGCCTGGAATCCGCAGCGTCCGCCAGGCGATGAGCTACAGTGGTACCATCGAGGCGGCCGAGTCGATTCCGCTCAGCTTCGCCACTGTGGGCACGGTCGCCCGCGTGCTGGTGGCCGAGGGCGATGCGGTGCGTAAGGGCCAGCTGCTCGCCGTGCTCAATGAAGAGAGCAGCCGAAATGGCTACGAGATGGCGCTCGCGACCTTGAAGCAGGCCGAAGATGCCCACGACCGTTTGCGGCCGATGTACGAAAGCGGCGGTCTGCCCGAGTTCAAATGGATCGAAGCGGAAACCAATCTGCAGAAAGCCCGTTCCGCGGCGGCCATCTCCAGGAAGAACCTCGACGACTGCCGCCTGATCGCGCCGGTCTCCGGGATGGTTGGCAGGCGGTCGATCGATCCGGGGATGGCCGCGCTGCCCAACCTTGCATCGATCACCCTGGTCCGGATCGAAAAGGTCTTTGCCAGAATTGCGGTCCCCGAGAATGAGATCGCCGGCGTCAGCAAGGGGCAGACGGCCCGAATCCGCGTAGGCGCTCTCAGCGAGGCTGAATTCAGCGGCCTGGTGGAGGAGATCGGCGTGGTCGCGGATCCCCTCGCCCACAGCTATGCCGTCCGCATCGGCTTTGCCAATCCAGGTCTGCAAGTCAAACCCGGAATGATCTGCAACGTCCTTCTTGCCGACAGCAGCCGCAGCCGCGTGCTGGTGCTTCCCGGCCGGGCGGTTCTGATTGACGAGTCGGGCCGGCACTATGTCTATGTGGCTGGTACGGACAATTTGGCCCGGCGTCGGGAAGTGATCCCCGGTGCGCTGCTGCAGGAGGGCATCGAAATCATCAGCGGGATCCATCCCGATGAATGGGTTGTGGTCGCTGGTCAGCATAAACTGGCCGATCAGATGCCTCTTGACATCAGCCGCCGCTGA
- a CDS encoding beta-glucosidase → MSRRCASIVILLAASVLFSQTPPQLGQASLDEVIAAMTPAEKVQLLVGGGMAGNFAGVAVGKIYHNVPGAAGTTQPIPRLGIPAIVLADGPAGLRIAPHRDKDEKTYYCTAFPVATMLASTFDAGLVEKVGETMGKEVLEYGVDVLLGPALNIHRNPLCGRNFEYYSEDPLLTGKIAAAMITGVQSNGVGTSIKHFAANNQETMRTGNDARMTTRALREIYLKGFEIAVRDAQPWTVMSSYNLINGTYTSQSRPLLTDILRGEWGFKGTVMSDWYGGKSAPEQIQAGNDLLMPGRADQAIAILSAQIEKKLDGQAVDTCVRKVLQLILESPRFRNYAFSNAPDLKAHALVARQAAADGMVLLKNNNTLPLPPQVKTIAAFGNTSYDFISGGTGSGDVNEAYTVSLAEGLTDAGYTLDGGLKKSYETFFRLEEEKNKPDKSNPLAAFMPKKRPEEFAPGADLLAATASAADIAFITIGRTSGEFEDRKLEGDFLLTAAESGLIAEVTRAFHKAGKKTVVILNVGGVIETASWKAFPDAILLAWQGGQEAGHAVADVLSGKVSPSGRLPMTWPILYDDIASSKNFPARVTLSREEMWADLMGKEKETKDRRNIDYTLYEEDIYVGYRFFDTFKKPVSYPFGYGLSYTTFSCTRPVVAAEAQGWKMTCTVKNTGKAAGKEAVQLYVSAPAKTLAKPAQELKAFAKTRLLQPGESQEVTFTLSPYDLASFDQVRSAWVTEAGSYRLLIAASSRDVRATATLQVAAEQIVRVHDVMRPAEKIATIR, encoded by the coding sequence ATGTCCAGACGATGTGCAAGTATCGTGATATTACTCGCTGCATCTGTTTTGTTTTCACAAACCCCGCCCCAATTGGGCCAGGCGAGCCTCGATGAAGTCATCGCCGCCATGACCCCGGCGGAAAAGGTTCAGCTGCTCGTGGGCGGCGGAATGGCGGGCAATTTCGCCGGCGTCGCTGTCGGCAAGATCTACCATAACGTCCCCGGCGCGGCCGGCACCACCCAGCCGATCCCCCGCCTCGGGATCCCGGCCATTGTCCTGGCCGACGGCCCGGCCGGCCTGCGCATAGCCCCCCATCGCGACAAGGATGAGAAAACCTATTACTGCACCGCCTTTCCGGTGGCCACCATGCTGGCCTCCACCTTTGACGCCGGGCTGGTCGAGAAGGTCGGCGAGACCATGGGCAAGGAGGTGCTGGAATACGGCGTCGATGTCCTGCTCGGGCCGGCCCTCAATATCCATCGCAATCCCCTCTGCGGCCGCAATTTTGAGTATTACTCCGAAGACCCTCTCCTCACCGGCAAGATCGCGGCCGCCATGATCACCGGAGTCCAGAGCAATGGCGTCGGCACCTCCATCAAGCACTTCGCTGCCAATAATCAGGAGACGATGCGCACCGGCAACGACGCGCGTATGACCACGCGGGCACTGCGTGAGATCTATCTCAAGGGCTTCGAGATCGCGGTCCGCGACGCCCAGCCCTGGACGGTGATGAGCTCCTACAACCTGATCAACGGCACCTATACTTCACAAAGCCGGCCGCTGCTCACCGATATCCTGCGCGGGGAGTGGGGCTTCAAGGGCACTGTGATGAGCGACTGGTACGGCGGCAAGAGCGCCCCGGAACAGATCCAGGCGGGCAACGATCTGCTCATGCCCGGCCGCGCCGATCAGGCGATCGCCATTCTCTCCGCCCAAATCGAAAAGAAACTGGACGGTCAGGCGGTGGATACCTGCGTCCGTAAGGTGCTGCAGTTGATCCTCGAATCCCCGCGCTTCAGAAACTATGCCTTCTCCAATGCCCCGGATCTCAAGGCCCATGCCCTCGTCGCCCGTCAGGCGGCCGCGGATGGGATGGTTCTGCTCAAGAACAACAACACGTTGCCCCTGCCGCCGCAGGTGAAAACTATCGCCGCCTTCGGCAATACCTCCTACGATTTTATCTCGGGGGGGACCGGCAGTGGCGACGTCAACGAGGCCTACACGGTTTCTCTTGCCGAAGGCTTGACGGACGCAGGTTATACCCTCGACGGTGGCCTGAAAAAGAGCTACGAGACCTTTTTCCGGCTTGAGGAGGAGAAGAACAAACCGGACAAGAGCAATCCCCTGGCCGCCTTCATGCCGAAAAAACGGCCGGAGGAATTTGCGCCGGGGGCGGACTTGCTGGCAGCGACGGCTTCTGCGGCGGACATCGCCTTCATCACCATCGGGCGCACCTCGGGCGAGTTCGAGGACCGTAAACTCGAGGGCGATTTTCTCCTGACGGCAGCTGAGTCCGGACTGATCGCTGAGGTGACCCGTGCCTTTCACAAGGCGGGCAAGAAAACGGTCGTCATCCTCAATGTCGGCGGTGTGATCGAAACCGCCTCGTGGAAAGCCTTCCCGGACGCCATCCTGCTGGCCTGGCAGGGCGGACAGGAGGCGGGGCATGCCGTCGCCGATGTGCTCAGCGGTAAGGTCTCCCCCTCCGGCCGGCTGCCGATGACCTGGCCGATCCTCTATGACGATATCGCCTCATCGAAGAACTTTCCGGCACGGGTGACTCTGAGCCGGGAGGAGATGTGGGCGGATTTGATGGGGAAGGAGAAGGAGACCAAAGACCGCCGCAATATCGATTACACTCTTTACGAAGAGGATATCTACGTCGGCTATCGCTTTTTCGATACCTTCAAAAAGCCGGTTTCCTATCCCTTCGGGTACGGCCTCTCCTATACCACCTTTTCCTGCACCAGACCGGTGGTGGCCGCCGAGGCGCAGGGGTGGAAGATGACCTGCACGGTGAAGAATACCGGCAAGGCAGCAGGCAAGGAGGCGGTGCAGCTCTACGTCAGCGCCCCGGCCAAAACCCTAGCCAAACCGGCCCAGGAACTCAAGGCTTTTGCCAAGACGCGGCTGCTACAGCCCGGCGAATCGCAAGAGGTGACCTTCACCCTCTCTCCCTATGATCTGGCCTCTTTCGATCAAGTCCGTAGTGCCTGGGTAACCGAAGCCGGCTCCTACCGGCTTTTAATCGCTGCCTCCTCCCGCGATGTGCGGGCGACGGCAACCCTCCAGGTCGCCGCCGAGCAGATCGTCCGGGTCCATGACGTGATGCGCCCTGCTGAAAAAATCGCCACGATCCGCTGA
- a CDS encoding SagB/ThcOx family dehydrogenase: MKLLRFIPAVLLSILVSLSFGQQESPLIKKLPAPDRTGGKPLMQALNERHSTRSFSEQKLPEQTLSDLLWAAFGVNRADGRRTAPSARNWQEISLYLAMADGVYLYDAAAHALQRVSSEDVRKLTGMQDFVVKAPLNIVYVADTQKAGVKPGDDSALFLGADCGFIAENVYLYCASAGLNTVVRGMVGREALAAALKLEPHQKILLSQTVGLPAQ; the protein is encoded by the coding sequence ATTACTCCGCTTTATTCCCGCAGTCTTACTCTCCATACTGGTTTCCTTGTCCTTCGGCCAGCAAGAGTCTCCCCTCATCAAAAAACTCCCCGCTCCCGACAGGACCGGCGGCAAACCGCTGATGCAGGCCCTCAACGAACGTCACTCCACGCGCAGCTTTAGCGAGCAGAAATTGCCCGAGCAGACCCTCTCGGACCTGCTCTGGGCGGCCTTTGGCGTCAACCGCGCCGACGGCCGGCGCACCGCCCCCTCCGCCCGCAACTGGCAGGAGATCAGCCTTTACCTGGCGATGGCCGACGGCGTCTACCTCTACGATGCCGCTGCGCACGCCCTGCAGCGGGTCAGCAGCGAGGATGTGCGCAAGTTGACCGGAATGCAGGATTTCGTCGTGAAAGCACCGCTCAACATCGTCTATGTAGCCGACACCCAAAAAGCTGGTGTCAAACCCGGCGATGACAGCGCCCTCTTCCTCGGGGCGGACTGCGGCTTTATCGCCGAAAACGTCTATTTGTACTGTGCCTCGGCGGGGTTGAATACCGTGGTGCGCGGCATGGTCGGGCGGGAAGCCCTGGCGGCGGCCCTGAAGCTCGAGCCGCACCAAAAAATCCTGCTTTCGCAGACGGTTGGCTTGCCCGCACAATAA